From Rickettsiales bacterium, one genomic window encodes:
- the lptF gene encoding LPS export ABC transporter permease LptF, translating into MKIFELYILKKIFWPFVIITLGITGIAWLSQSLRFIDLIVNKGLSIGTFLYITILIIPSLMWVIIPISLFISIVYSYNKITSESELIVLKTSGIDNNGLIKPAVIFALICTILSYSIAFYLLPKSYREFKDLQNFIRNNYASILLQNGVFSSPTKGLTIYIKDKDFQGNFLGLFANDERRPDKKITVMAQEGELISTQKGPVFELRNGTHLEYSNQNNQLAVLHFDKYNLQLSPFKEAVNNKRWREPQERFLDELFAPNDSDDIQKSKLETEGHYRISWPIFNVLLALLAISPFLTGNFSRRGHTKKIILTAVIAVLFLIASISLKNIAHKSQILNILMYVNNFVGIYFCYLLINNKVSVDLNKLSKGLRVVRK; encoded by the coding sequence ATGAAAATTTTTGAACTTTACATATTAAAAAAAATCTTCTGGCCGTTTGTTATTATAACGCTTGGAATCACAGGCATTGCTTGGCTTTCCCAGTCTTTGCGTTTCATTGATTTAATTGTAAATAAAGGGCTAAGTATTGGCACTTTTTTATATATCACAATTCTTATTATTCCCTCTTTAATGTGGGTGATAATTCCAATAAGTTTGTTTATTTCAATTGTATATTCTTATAACAAAATCACCTCTGAAAGTGAGCTTATAGTGCTTAAAACTTCTGGAATTGATAATAATGGCCTCATAAAACCAGCAGTAATTTTTGCTCTTATTTGCACTATTTTAAGTTATTCAATAGCATTTTATTTACTGCCAAAATCTTACAGAGAATTTAAGGATTTACAGAATTTTATTAGAAATAATTATGCATCAATTTTGCTTCAAAATGGTGTATTTTCTTCACCAACAAAGGGTTTAACCATCTATATTAAAGATAAAGATTTCCAAGGAAATTTTTTAGGATTATTTGCAAATGATGAAAGAAGGCCAGATAAAAAAATCACCGTAATGGCACAAGAAGGGGAGTTAATAAGCACACAGAAAGGCCCTGTTTTTGAACTTAGAAACGGCACGCATCTTGAATATTCCAATCAAAATAATCAACTTGCAGTGCTTCATTTTGATAAATATAATTTGCAATTAAGCCCTTTCAAAGAGGCGGTGAATAATAAAAGATGGCGAGAGCCTCAAGAAAGATTTTTAGATGAATTATTCGCACCAAATGATTCTGATGATATCCAGAAAAGTAAATTAGAAACTGAAGGCCATTATAGAATTTCTTGGCCAATATTTAATGTTTTGCTGGCCTTGCTTGCAATCTCACCATTTTTAACTGGTAATTTCAGCCGCAGGGGGCATACAAAAAAAATAATTCTCACTGCTGTAATTGCTGTTTTGTTTTTGATTGCATCAATATCTCTTAAAAATATTGCCCATAAATCGCAGATATTAAATATCTTAATGTATGTGAATAATTTTGTGGGAATTTACTTTTGCTATCTGCTAATCAATAATAAGGTTAGCGTTGATTTGAATAAATTATCCAAAGGCTTAAGAGTTGTTAGGAAATAG
- the metK gene encoding methionine adenosyltransferase has product MANLTRFYDVREYLFTSESVSEGHPDKVADQISDAILDEYLKQDPYSRVAVETLCTTNKVVLAGEVRAPQISKSRIEEVVRNVVKNIGYEQDGFNWQNLEIENLIHGQSADIARGVDAQGGATEGAGDQGLMFGYACRETEVLMPSAIYYSHKILQLIFDDIKSGKLKGLGPDAKSQVTVKYRGNDPVGVHSVVVSIQHHKDISLSQVKELIYPYIKKALPEEWKIPEGELYINPTGQFIIGGPDGDTGLTGRKIIVDTYGGYAPHGGGAFSGKDPTKVDRSAAYLARYIAKNVIVAGFANACTIQLAYAIGVAKPLSFYVNMHNTGNINEYKLQEIIEKSIDATPWGLRQHLKLHAPIYLPTATYGHFGRTPTKEGHFTWEATDLAEQFKKLA; this is encoded by the coding sequence ATGGCTAATTTAACAAGATTTTATGATGTTCGTGAATATTTATTTACCTCTGAATCGGTTTCAGAAGGCCACCCTGACAAAGTAGCTGATCAAATTTCTGATGCGATATTAGATGAGTATCTCAAGCAAGATCCATATTCACGCGTTGCGGTTGAAACTCTCTGCACTACAAATAAAGTTGTTTTGGCTGGTGAAGTTCGTGCGCCACAAATTTCAAAATCTCGCATTGAGGAAGTTGTTAGAAATGTAGTAAAAAATATCGGTTATGAGCAAGATGGATTTAACTGGCAAAATTTAGAGATTGAAAACCTTATCCACGGCCAATCAGCTGATATTGCGAGAGGCGTTGACGCACAAGGCGGTGCAACCGAAGGTGCTGGCGATCAAGGGCTTATGTTCGGTTATGCTTGTAGAGAAACTGAAGTTTTAATGCCTTCGGCAATTTATTATTCTCACAAAATTTTACAGCTGATTTTTGATGATATTAAATCTGGAAAACTAAAAGGTTTAGGGCCTGATGCTAAAAGCCAAGTAACCGTAAAATATAGAGGAAATGACCCAGTGGGCGTGCATTCTGTAGTGGTTTCAATTCAACATCATAAAGATATTTCTTTGAGCCAAGTTAAGGAATTAATTTATCCATACATCAAAAAAGCATTGCCAGAAGAATGGAAAATCCCTGAAGGTGAGCTTTACATTAACCCAACAGGCCAGTTTATAATTGGTGGGCCTGATGGTGATACAGGCTTGACTGGCAGAAAGATTATTGTTGATACTTACGGCGGATACGCCCCACATGGTGGTGGTGCGTTTTCAGGTAAAGACCCTACAAAAGTTGATAGAAGTGCAGCTTATCTTGCAAGATATATCGCAAAAAATGTTATCGTTGCCGGCTTTGCGAATGCTTGTACAATTCAGCTTGCCTATGCAATTGGTGTTGCGAAGCCACTTTCATTCTATGTTAATATGCATAATACGGGTAATATTAATGAATATAAATTGCAGGAAATAATTGAAAAATCAATTGATGCAACACCTTGGGGCTTAAGGCAACATCTTAAACTACACGCACCAATTTACTTGCCAACGGCAACTTATGGGCATTTTGGTAGAACGCCAACTAAAGAAGGACATTTCACTTGGGAAGCAACTGACCTTGCTGAACAATTCAAAAAACTGGCTTAA
- the plsX gene encoding phosphate acyltransferase PlsX: MSELAGNSVKNIASNNIVTISLDAMGGDKAPDLVIEGAYIASKTLKNINFKIYGNKKKIMPIMAKFSSLQEICKIIHTEEFITSDEKPSNALRKGKNSSMYMAINAVKAKEADAIVSAGNTGALMALSKFVLQTLPGIDRPAIGGILPTIKGYCIVLDLGANIHCDAENLFEFAVMGNAFARAVLGLARPSIGLLNVGTEKSKGHETLRLASSLIEESEIDLNYYGFVEGNDINAGTVDVIVADGFTGNIALKTAEGTSKFIANTIKQTIKSSPFGMLGALVAAPAIAKIKKKMDPRSYNGAMFLGLNGIVVKSHGGTDEVGFANAIKVAYKLALNNINEQIIKEMVASGHSPEIDEDDEICIL; the protein is encoded by the coding sequence ATGTCTGAATTGGCAGGAAATTCTGTAAAGAACATAGCAAGCAATAATATTGTTACCATTTCACTTGATGCAATGGGGGGTGATAAAGCCCCTGATTTAGTGATAGAGGGTGCTTATATTGCTTCTAAAACTTTGAAAAATATTAATTTCAAAATTTACGGCAATAAAAAGAAAATTATGCCAATAATGGCGAAATTTTCTAGCCTGCAAGAAATTTGTAAGATCATTCATACGGAAGAATTTATCACCTCTGACGAAAAACCCTCAAATGCACTTCGTAAGGGTAAAAACTCAAGTATGTATATGGCTATTAATGCCGTGAAAGCCAAAGAAGCTGACGCAATAGTTTCTGCTGGAAATACGGGTGCTTTAATGGCTTTATCTAAATTTGTTCTGCAAACTTTACCCGGTATAGATAGGCCTGCAATAGGTGGAATTCTGCCAACTATAAAAGGTTATTGCATTGTTTTAGATCTGGGTGCGAATATCCATTGTGATGCTGAAAATCTATTTGAATTCGCGGTGATGGGAAATGCTTTTGCAAGGGCGGTTCTTGGGCTTGCAAGACCAAGCATCGGCTTACTAAATGTTGGCACTGAAAAAAGTAAAGGACACGAAACACTTCGCCTCGCCTCATCATTAATTGAAGAAAGTGAAATTGACCTCAATTATTACGGCTTTGTTGAGGGTAATGATATTAATGCTGGAACGGTTGATGTTATAGTTGCTGATGGATTTACTGGCAATATTGCCCTTAAAACCGCTGAGGGAACTTCAAAATTTATTGCAAATACAATCAAACAAACCATTAAATCTTCACCTTTTGGAATGCTTGGTGCTTTAGTTGCAGCCCCAGCAATTGCTAAGATTAAGAAGAAAATGGATCCAAGGAGTTATAATGGTGCAATGTTCTTAGGGCTAAATGGAATTGTGGTTAAAAGCCATGGTGGTACTGATGAAGTTGGTTTTGCAAACGCAATAAAAGTTGCTTATAAACTTGCTCTAAATAATATTAATGAGCAAATCATCAAGGAAATGGTAGCCTCAGGCCACAGCCCAGAAATTGATGAAGATGATGAGATTTGTATTTTGTAG
- the grpE gene encoding nucleotide exchange factor GrpE, with product MSQKAENKIEENLSQEAQQEAEKIASEITPEPEISLEDKVKELEDKNLRLLAEMQNMRARNAKEIKDTREYAITAFANDMIVVLENLNRAFDSIPNHEDEVYKSIIEGLNLTYNEVKNIFNKYGIERIAPNNGEKFDYKFHQAVVQIPTNEFEDGTIAQLIHAGYTLKERILRPAMVAVAKKIEEVQPS from the coding sequence ATGTCTCAGAAAGCAGAAAATAAAATTGAAGAAAATTTATCGCAAGAAGCTCAGCAAGAGGCTGAAAAAATCGCATCAGAAATTACACCAGAGCCTGAAATTTCTTTAGAAGATAAAGTAAAAGAGCTTGAAGATAAAAACCTTCGCTTGCTCGCGGAGATGCAAAATATGCGTGCAAGAAACGCTAAGGAAATCAAAGATACTAGGGAATATGCCATTACCGCTTTTGCGAATGATATGATTGTAGTTCTTGAAAATTTGAATCGTGCTTTTGATTCAATTCCAAACCACGAAGATGAAGTGTATAAAAGTATTATTGAGGGGTTAAACCTTACTTATAATGAGGTTAAAAATATTTTTAATAAATATGGTATTGAGCGAATTGCCCCAAATAACGGCGAAAAATTTGATTATAAATTTCACCAAGCGGTGGTACAAATTCCAACCAATGAGTTTGAAGATGGAACAATTGCCCAGTTAATTCACGCAGGTTATACGCTTAAAGAACGCATTTTAAGGCCGGCAATGGTTGCAGTTGCTAAGAAAATAGAGGAAGTTCAGCCTAGTTAA
- the bamE gene encoding outer membrane protein assembly factor BamE, which translates to MIKKFNILLVILVFQLVSACSDDLDNRGYVTKFSDFTKIETGVSTKDEVESLLGSPTTKSLYGKEEWIYLGSEVTKETFFEPEVKNYEAYIITFNSDDVVEKIAKRDENSLKEIEISDDTTATGGSKVTVIQQLLGNLGKFDATGSGPRSAGVLGGGR; encoded by the coding sequence ATGATTAAAAAATTCAATATTCTATTAGTTATCCTTGTTTTTCAGCTTGTAAGTGCCTGTAGTGATGACCTTGACAATAGGGGCTATGTTACCAAATTCTCTGATTTTACAAAGATAGAAACGGGCGTTTCAACTAAAGATGAGGTGGAAAGCCTACTTGGTTCGCCAACTACAAAATCTCTTTATGGTAAAGAGGAATGGATATATTTAGGCTCTGAAGTTACTAAGGAAACCTTCTTTGAACCAGAAGTTAAAAATTACGAGGCCTATATTATTACATTTAATTCAGATGATGTTGTTGAAAAAATAGCTAAGAGAGATGAAAATTCACTTAAAGAGATTGAAATTTCTGATGATACAACAGCAACTGGTGGTAGCAAAGTTACTGTAATTCAGCAATTGCTTGGCAATTTAGGTAAATTTGATGCAACAGGCAGTGGCCCAAGAAGTGCTGGCGTTCTGGGTGGCGGCAGATAA
- the rpmF gene encoding 50S ribosomal protein L32 has protein sequence MAVPKKKTSPSRRNMRRSHDALSKQNIIENKTTGEFGLSHHITADGYYKGKQIIFKRASTEESQDIKSAN, from the coding sequence ATGGCAGTTCCTAAAAAGAAAACTTCCCCTTCAAGAAGAAACATGAGAAGAAGTCATGATGCTTTAAGCAAGCAAAACATCATTGAAAATAAAACAACTGGTGAGTTCGGTTTATCACACCACATAACGGCTGATGGCTATTACAAAGGTAAGCAAATTATCTTCAAAAGAGCTTCAACAGAAGAATCACAAGATATAAAATCTGCTAACTAA
- the rph gene encoding ribonuclease PH — protein sequence MNFILNRASGRKFDELREVKIEKNTSEYAEGSCIISFGKTKLICTASIDEKTPPFLRNTGKGWVTAEYGMLPRSTHSRMEREAAKGKQSGRTIEIQRLIGRSLRAVMDLSKLGERQIIIDCDVINADGGTRTAAITGGFIALQQAVQKLLNKRVLKENPILDSVSAISCGIYNNVAILDLEYSEDVDAQVDANFIITGSGKMVEIQCTGEEASFTEDEFNQLLTLAKKGCAELKILQN from the coding sequence ATGAATTTTATTCTAAATAGAGCCTCTGGCAGAAAATTTGATGAATTAAGAGAAGTAAAAATTGAAAAAAATACCTCTGAATATGCTGAGGGCAGTTGCATTATATCATTTGGTAAAACAAAACTTATATGCACCGCAAGCATTGACGAAAAAACCCCACCCTTCCTCAGAAACACAGGCAAAGGCTGGGTAACTGCTGAATATGGAATGTTACCTCGCTCAACCCATAGCAGAATGGAAAGAGAGGCCGCAAAAGGCAAGCAATCTGGCAGAACCATTGAAATCCAGCGATTAATAGGCAGAAGCCTTAGGGCTGTTATGGATTTATCAAAGCTCGGTGAAAGGCAAATTATAATTGATTGCGATGTTATAAATGCAGACGGCGGCACTAGAACCGCTGCTATAACTGGCGGATTTATTGCCTTACAACAAGCGGTTCAAAAATTACTTAATAAAAGAGTTCTTAAAGAAAACCCAATTTTAGATAGTGTTTCTGCTATTTCCTGCGGAATTTATAATAATGTCGCGATTTTAGATTTGGAATATTCTGAAGATGTAGATGCACAAGTTGATGCAAATTTTATTATCACTGGCAGTGGTAAAATGGTTGAAATCCAATGCACTGGCGAGGAGGCAAGCTTTACTGAAGATGAATTTAATCAGCTTCTAACCCTTGCAAAAAAAGGCTGTGCAGAACTAAAAATTTTGCAGAATTAA